A window of Sebastes umbrosus isolate fSebUmb1 chromosome 3, fSebUmb1.pri, whole genome shotgun sequence contains these coding sequences:
- the fgg gene encoding LOW QUALITY PROTEIN: fibrinogen gamma chain (The sequence of the model RefSeq protein was modified relative to this genomic sequence to represent the inferred CDS: inserted 2 bases in 2 codons; deleted 8 bases in 6 codons), producing MVAKATWPPSLLATAGGLLLLFSFSSAQTRGDNVATCTPNDGFGKYCPTTXGVADYMLRYVDHVDRDLDDLQQTLETIANFTKETEEKVVFMKESTTHFKRVSSQVTHFKKSSSMLDDVHRLKRPSSNRKQQIFDLQNLIASNENRMSDLKKISILLQQKCTEPCKDSVEIQPLTDQDCQDIANKGATFSGLYYVRPASATEQFLVYCEIDSFGRGFTVIQRRRDGSVDFYKDWIQYKNGFGYLSPDDTTEFWLGNEKIHLLTPTTTTMPTVLRIEMVGWPPSSRYADYTMFRVGXEVDMYRLTYGYYLGGDAGDAFDGFDTVDDPSDKFYTAHNGMQFSTFDKDNDKFHGNCAQQDGSGWWMNRCHAAHLNGQILSGWRCTQQRTQVTAGFDNGITWVTWHDRWNSLKEITMKIIPLNRITAGGQQSGVKEFGGLEVNM from the exons ATGGTGGCCAAAGCAACATGGCCTCCATCCCTTCTTGCAACGGCAGGAGGACTTCTGTTGCTTTTCTCCTTCTCATCAGCA caaaCCAGAGGAGACAACGTGGCAACATGCACCCCAAATGACGGCTTT GGAAAGTACTGTCCCACAA TGGGAGTGGCTGATTACATGCTGAGGTATGTGGACCATGTGGACAGAGATTTGGATGATTTGCAACAGACACTTGAAACAATTGCCAATTTCACCAAGGAGACCGAAGAAAAAGTTGTCTTCATGAAAGAATCTACTACTCACTTCAAAAGAGTGTCCAGCCAGGTAACACACTTCA AAAAATCGTCAAGTATGCTGGATGATGTTCATCGATTGAAAAGACCATCATCGAACAGGAAACAGCAAATATT TGATCTTCAGAATTTAATTGCATCCAACGAGAATAGAATGTCAGACTTGAAA AAAATCTCCATTCTGCTACAGCAGAAATGCACC GAGCCCTGCAAAGACTCGGTTGAGATCCAGCCCCTCACGGAtcag GACTGCCAGGATATTGCAAACAAAGGTGCCACCTTCAGTGGTCTTTATTATGTGAGGCCAGCGAGTGCCACTGAGCAGTTCCTGGTCTACTGTGAGATTGACAGCTTC GGACGCGGCTTCACAGTGATACAGAGG AGACGTGACGGCAGCGTGGACTTCTACAAGGACTGGATCCAGTACAAGAATGGCTTTGGCTATCTCTCACCAGACGACACCACGGAGTTCTGGCTCGGTAACGAGAAGATCCACCTGCTGACACCCACTACTACAACCATGCCGACTGTGCTGAGGATAGAGATGGTTGG GTGGCCTCCTTCCTCCAGGTACGCCGACTACACCATGTTCAGAGTGG CAGAGGTCGACATGTACCGTCTGACGTACGGCTACTACCTTGGCGGTGATGCCGGAGATGCGTTCGATGGCTTCGAC ACGGTTGACGACCCCAGCGACAAGTTCTACACGGCTCACAATGGCATGCAGTTCAGCACCTTCGACAAGGACAATGACAAGTTTCATGGCAACTGTGCTCAGCAGGACGGCTCCGGCTGGTGGATGAACAGATGTCACGCTGCACATTTGAACGGGCAAATACTATCAGG GTGGCGTTGTACTCAGCAAAGGACGCAGGTGACGGCAGGCTTTGACAACGGCATCACTTGGGTCACATGGCACGACCGCTGG AACTCCCTGAAGGAGATCACCATGAAGATCATTCCCCTCAACCGCATCACAGCAGGC GGTCAGCAGTCTGGCGTGAAAGAGTTTGGCGGACTTGAAGTTAATATGTAG
- the plrg1 gene encoding pleiotropic regulator 1, giving the protein MAEDVQKHSVHTLVFRSLKRTHDMFVSDHAKSIALDEESHKVKMGVKLKADYSAVLHMPVLKEGKDRVSQLPGGMLGHQSYTQPGDDPEYLITGTHAYPSGPGVALTADTKMHRNPSEAGIHSMALALPPSQARQDVSRTAASVGDIHRHAGGAERSHPTAVSLLDGGGTRNSTLARKAPTMPKPQWHPPWKLFRVISGHLGWVRSIAVEPGNQWFVTGSADRTIKIWDLASGKLKLSLTGHISTVRGVAVSNRSPYLFSCGEDKQVKCWDLEYNKVIRHYHGHLSAVYDIDLHPTIDVLVTCSRDATARVWDIRTKANVHTLTGHTNTVATVRCQAAEPQVITGSHDSTIRLWDLIAGKTRATLTNHKKSVRTLALHPRQYTFASGSADNIKQWMFPDGNFIQNLSGHNAIINTLAVNSDGVLVSGADNGTIHMWDWRTGYNFQRIHAAVQPGSLDSESGIFACMFDNSESRLITAEADKTIKVYKEDDTATEESHPVNWKPEILKRKRF; this is encoded by the exons ATGGCCGAG GATGTCCAGAAGCACTCAGTCCATACTCTGGTCTTCAGGTCTCTGAAGAGGACTCACGACATGTTTGTGTCCGACCACGCCAAGTCCATCGCTCTGGATGAGGAAAG CCACAAGGTGAAGATGGGCGTGAAACTGAAAGCAGATTATAGTGCAGTTTTACACATGCCTGTCCTGAAGGAAGGGAAAGACAGAGTGTCACAGCTTCCTGGCGGTATGCTAGGCCACCAGAGCTACACACAGCCAG GGGACGACCCAGAATACCTGATCACCGGGACACATGCTTATCCCTCTGGACCTG GAGTAGCCTTGACTGCTGATACAAAGATGCACAGGAATCCAAGTGAGGCAGGAATCCACTCTATGGCGCTGGCTTTGCCACCCTCACAAGCCag GCAGGACGTGAGCCGCACTGCTGCCAGTGTTGGTGACATCCATCGACAtgcaggaggagcagagagatcTCATCCGACAGCTGTG tcGCTCTTGGACGGAGGCGGCACCAGAAATTCTACGCTCGCGAGGAAAGCACCCACTATGCCTAAACCCCAGTGGCATCCACCATGGAAACTGTTTCGG GTCATCAGTGGTCACCTCGGCTGGGTGAGATCCATCGCTGTGGAGCCGGGGAATCAGTGGTTTGTCACAGGGTCTGCTGATAGAACCATAAAG ATCTGGGACCTTGCCAGTGGGAAACTGAAACTCTCCCTGACTGGACACATCAGTACAGTGCGCGGTGTGGCGGTCAGCAATCGTAGCCCCTACCTGTTCTCCTGTGGAGAAGACAAGCAGGTCAAGTGTTGGGATCTGGAGTACAACAAG GTCATCAGGCACTATCACGGACACCTTAGCGCCGTGTATGATATCGACCTACATCCAACTATTGACGTGCTGGTAACGTGCAGCAGAGATGCCACAGCAAGG GTGTGGGACATCAGGACAAAAGCTAACGTGCACACGCTAACCGGCCACACCAACACTGTGGCCACAGTGAGATGTCAGGCTGCAGAACCACAAGTCATCACtg GCAGCCACGATTCAACCATCAGGCTGTGGGATCTGATTGCTGGGAAAACCAGAGCAACTCTGACAAACCACAAGAAGTCTGTCCGAACTCTGGCGCTGCACCCCAGACA ATACACGTTTGCCTCTGGTTCTGCTGATAACATCAAGCAGTGGATGTTCCCAGATGGCAACTTCATCCAGAACCTGTCGGGCCACAACGCCATCATCAACACTCTGGCGGTTAATTCTGATGGCGTGTTGGTGTCTGGAG CCGACAACGGGACCATCCACATGTGGGACTGGAGGACCGGCTACAACTTCCAGCGGATTCACGCAGCCGTGCAGCCTGGATCTCTGGACAGCGAGTCGGGCATCTTCGCCTGCATGTTCGACAACTCGGAAAGCCGACTGATCACCGCAGAGGCTGACAAGACCATTAAAGTATACAAAGAGGACGACACCGCT ACGGAAGAAAGCCATCCAGTCAACTGGAAACCAGAAATCCTCAAGAGAAAAAGAttctaa
- the LOC119485972 gene encoding lecithin retinol acyltransferase-like: MDKMMKSQALPSEDVAKRAEKLLGAIPYSLLWYNCEHFVTHCRYGSAASRQTEKFCECLKSIIRDQRSVIVTGLLGIISIVCFGMATSTTLPTQSLFHLLCGWLVKGVQHRELAPELFLGKDRPDSSSGRCTLVI, encoded by the exons ATGGATAAGATGATGAAGAGTCAAGCATTGCCCAGTGAAGATGTCGCAAAGAGAGCTGAGAAACTCCTCGGAGCGATCCCCTACAGTCTGCTGTGGTACAACTGTGAACACTTTGTGACACACTGCAGATATGGATCTGCAGCCAGCCGGCAAACAGagaag TTCTGCGAGTGCTTGAAATCAATCATCAGAGACCAGCGCAGCGTGATTGTCACAGGCCTCCTTGGGATTATCTCCATCGTCTGTTTCGGCATGGCAACGTCAACCACATTGCCCACACAATCCTTATTCCATTTACTCTGTGGATGGCTGGTTAAAGGAGTTCAGCACAGGGAACTTGCACCTGAACTTTTTCTTGGAAAAGACCGACCTGACTCCTCCTCAGGACGGTGCACTCTTGTCATATGA